The following proteins are encoded in a genomic region of Bosea beijingensis:
- the mepA gene encoding penicillin-insensitive murein endopeptidase, with translation MRSISRIAALLVPLALLPATGQAQSTADQEAKARAANIAAWPDAARSLFGQKTEPASMQARAIGSYARGCLAGAEALPVDGPSWQVMRLNRNRNWGHPIFIDYLEKLARDVPRITGWAGLLVGDMSQPRGGPMLTGHASHQIGLDADIWLTPMPRGRLDREQRENMSAVNMVRSDWRDIDPRNWTPAHTRLIRAVAAEPKVERIFVNPALKVALCREAGADKSWLEKVRPIWGHNYHFHIRLACPAGMASCQGQEPPNFGDGCGAELSGWIERQHNAIFNPPKPKPGPKPKPKPPMSLDALPPECRQVLVSR, from the coding sequence ATGCGCAGCATCTCCCGAATCGCGGCCCTTCTTGTGCCGCTCGCCCTCCTGCCCGCCACCGGCCAGGCCCAGTCGACCGCGGATCAGGAGGCGAAGGCCCGCGCCGCCAATATCGCGGCCTGGCCCGACGCAGCCCGCTCCCTCTTCGGCCAGAAGACCGAGCCGGCGAGCATGCAGGCCCGCGCCATCGGCTCCTATGCCCGCGGCTGCCTGGCTGGCGCCGAGGCGTTGCCGGTCGACGGGCCGAGCTGGCAGGTCATGCGGCTCAACCGCAACCGCAACTGGGGCCATCCAATCTTCATCGATTATCTGGAGAAGCTCGCCCGCGACGTGCCGCGCATCACCGGCTGGGCAGGTCTCCTCGTCGGCGACATGTCGCAGCCGCGCGGCGGGCCGATGCTCACCGGCCATGCCTCGCACCAGATCGGGCTCGATGCCGATATCTGGCTGACACCGATGCCGCGCGGCCGGCTCGACCGTGAGCAGCGCGAGAACATGTCGGCGGTCAACATGGTCCGCTCCGACTGGCGCGACATCGATCCCCGCAACTGGACCCCGGCCCATACGCGGCTGATCCGTGCCGTGGCGGCCGAGCCGAAGGTCGAGCGCATCTTCGTCAATCCGGCGCTCAAGGTCGCGCTCTGCCGCGAGGCGGGGGCCGACAAGAGCTGGCTGGAAAAGGTGCGGCCGATCTGGGGCCACAACTACCATTTCCATATCCGGCTGGCTTGCCCCGCCGGCATGGCGAGTTGCCAGGGGCAGGAGCCGCCGAATTTCGGCGATGGCTGCGGGGCGGAGCTCAGCGGCTGGATCGAGCGCCAGCACAACGCGATCTTCAATCCGCCGAAGCCGAAGCCGGGACCGAAGCCCAAGCCTAAGCCGCCGATGTCGCTCGATGCCCTGCCGCCGGAATGCCGGCAGGTGCTGGTCTCGCGCTGA
- a CDS encoding extensin family protein, whose translation MRRAHLALIALGIVGATGLAGCGKFQKPQRAAWRDQAEAACMASRQVQISSYVSLRGKAIDGPGTCGMQQPLKVSAFSNGGIGLTSSATLSCPVVATTDKWLAEVVQPAAMNVLGAQVIELRAGSYSCRAMNNGTATTRTSEHAYGNAVDVFSFRLNDNRVITVKDGWRGSPEEQNFLREVFVGACQNFSTVLGPGADPVHYDHFHIDLARRSKGQPICKPIIKYTPNYNLPPPDRTRPYSMAQPLPRGSAPPAGTTVAGGGLLRQPSDGIRPPGAVQGGYPVASYGRGQTQGLDAQQRFLEQYDARQRQGQFQPQPLPSENRGPLTLPGAVEPSEEEAAFGDAGGSGVMDQQDSEEALPINPRNDPFAYSSGRVPPRR comes from the coding sequence ATGCGACGCGCTCATCTAGCCCTCATCGCACTCGGCATCGTCGGCGCAACCGGCCTTGCGGGCTGCGGCAAGTTCCAGAAGCCCCAGCGCGCCGCCTGGCGCGACCAGGCGGAAGCGGCCTGCATGGCCTCGCGCCAGGTGCAGATCTCGTCCTATGTCAGCCTGCGCGGCAAGGCGATCGACGGGCCGGGGACCTGCGGCATGCAGCAGCCGTTGAAGGTCTCGGCGTTTTCCAACGGCGGCATCGGGCTGACCAGCTCGGCCACCCTCTCCTGCCCGGTCGTCGCGACCACCGACAAATGGCTGGCGGAGGTGGTGCAGCCGGCTGCGATGAACGTGCTCGGCGCCCAGGTCATCGAATTGCGGGCGGGCTCCTATTCCTGCCGGGCGATGAACAACGGCACCGCGACGACGCGAACCTCGGAGCATGCCTACGGCAATGCCGTCGACGTCTTTTCATTCCGGCTCAACGACAACCGCGTGATCACCGTCAAGGACGGCTGGCGCGGCTCGCCCGAGGAGCAGAATTTCCTGCGCGAGGTCTTCGTCGGCGCCTGCCAGAATTTCTCGACGGTGCTCGGCCCTGGCGCCGACCCGGTGCATTACGACCATTTCCACATCGACCTGGCGCGGCGTTCGAAGGGCCAGCCTATCTGCAAGCCAATCATCAAGTACACGCCGAACTACAACCTGCCCCCGCCGGACCGGACGCGGCCCTATTCGATGGCCCAGCCGTTGCCGCGCGGTTCGGCGCCGCCGGCCGGCACAACAGTCGCAGGCGGCGGTTTGCTGCGCCAGCCGAGCGACGGCATCCGGCCGCCCGGCGCGGTCCAGGGCGGCTACCCTGTCGCGAGCTATGGCCGGGGCCAGACTCAAGGGCTCGATGCGCAGCAACGCTTCCTGGAGCAGTACGACGCGCGCCAGCGGCAGGGGCAGTTCCAACCGCAGCCGCTGCCGAGCGAAAACCGCGGGCCGTTGACGCTGCCGGGCGCCGTCGAGCCCTCGGAGGAAGAGGCCGCGTTCGGCGATGCCGGCGGCTCCGGCGTCATGGACCAGCAGGACTCAGAGGAAGCGTTGCCGATCAATCCCCGGAACGATCCCTTCGCCTACAGCTCCGGACGCGTGCCGCCGCGGCGCTGA
- a CDS encoding Tim44 domain-containing protein, with product MSLISLARRGRAVALVAGALLLVPLVAEARPGGGRSSGSRGSFTNSAPPSTNTTPGGAQTFQRSAPASPASPSMAGPAAAGAAAQAARPSFARNMMMGIGAGLLGAGLFGMLSGSGFFSGLASLAGMLGFLLQIGLIAGIIMLAIRFFRRRSEPQLAGAGAPYARQGHDAPQSQPAMARMGGFGGGAAAAAQPQPLELTGEDFNAFERLLGEVNTAYSNEDEAGLRQRTTPEMFGYFDEDLSDNAGRGVVDRVSDVKLLQGDLSQAWKEGNADYATVAMRFSLINAVYDRKSGKVVDGNATQTQEVSEYWTFLRERGGAWKLSGIQQAA from the coding sequence ATGTCTCTGATTTCGCTCGCCCGTCGTGGACGTGCCGTCGCCCTGGTTGCCGGGGCCCTGTTGCTCGTGCCGCTCGTTGCCGAAGCCCGTCCGGGTGGCGGCCGCAGCTCGGGCAGCCGTGGGTCGTTCACCAATAGCGCGCCGCCGTCGACCAATACGACGCCCGGCGGCGCCCAGACTTTCCAGCGCTCGGCTCCGGCCTCGCCGGCTTCGCCGTCCATGGCGGGTCCTGCGGCCGCCGGTGCAGCGGCGCAGGCCGCGCGCCCGTCCTTCGCGCGCAACATGATGATGGGCATCGGCGCCGGCCTGCTCGGCGCGGGCCTGTTCGGCATGCTCTCGGGCTCGGGCTTCTTCAGTGGTCTGGCCTCGCTCGCCGGCATGCTCGGCTTCCTGCTGCAGATCGGCCTGATCGCCGGCATCATCATGCTCGCCATCCGCTTCTTCCGCCGCCGGTCCGAGCCGCAGCTCGCCGGCGCGGGCGCGCCCTATGCCCGCCAGGGCCATGACGCTCCGCAGTCGCAGCCTGCCATGGCTCGCATGGGCGGTTTCGGTGGTGGCGCCGCTGCTGCCGCGCAGCCGCAGCCGCTCGAACTCACGGGCGAGGATTTCAACGCCTTCGAGCGCCTGCTCGGCGAGGTCAACACCGCCTATTCCAACGAGGACGAGGCTGGTCTGCGTCAGCGGACGACACCCGAGATGTTCGGCTATTTCGACGAGGATCTCAGCGACAATGCCGGCCGCGGCGTGGTCGACCGCGTTTCCGACGTCAAGCTGCTGCAGGGCGACCTGTCGCAGGCTTGGAAGGAAGGGAATGCCGATTACGCGACGGTTGCGATGCGCTTCAGCCTGATCAACGCGGTCTATGACCGCAAGTCCGGCAAGGTCGTCGATGGCAATGCCACGCAGACCCAGGAGGTCAGCGAGTACTGGACCTTCCTGCGCGAGCGCGGCGGCGCCTGGAAGCTCTCGGGCATCCAGCAGGCGGCCTGA